In Treponema primitia ZAS-2, a genomic segment contains:
- a CDS encoding (2Fe-2S) ferredoxin domain-containing protein — protein MTKPKHHVFVCGSFRANGTPQGVCSKGGSMQLMQYLEEELADKGLVDVSVSSTGCLKVCDRGPALVVYPENWWFGHIDSEEAIDAVIGSIESGTPAADYVIA, from the coding sequence ATGACGAAACCAAAGCATCATGTTTTTGTATGCGGGTCCTTTAGGGCCAATGGGACGCCTCAGGGAGTTTGTAGCAAGGGCGGTTCCATGCAGCTCATGCAGTATTTGGAGGAAGAATTAGCGGATAAGGGGCTCGTGGATGTGAGCGTGTCCAGCACCGGATGCCTCAAGGTCTGCGACCGGGGGCCCGCCTTGGTGGTATACCCGGAAAACTGGTGGTTCGGTCATATCGACAGCGAAGAAGCTATCGACGCGGTGATCGGCTCCATTGAGAGCGGAACCCCTGCGGCAGATTATGTGATAGCTTAA
- a CDS encoding molybdopterin-binding protein: protein MKMLQIEDAVGQVLCHDMTRIVQGEMKGPQFRKGHIIQAADIPMLLSMGKEQIFVWEKRPGMLHEDEAAEALARICRGANIRQSGPIEGKIEFFAETDGLFCFDTETLNRINDIEDLVIAARHALSPVKAGDKLAGMKAVPLVIPAEKLRQAREAAGEGPLMQVKPYLLKSACVITTGSEIAKGLITDTFTPVIMDKLAGYGISVIKHIITGDGIDKVAGAIACARKENPDLILCTGGMSVDPDDNTPGAIRQSGAAIVSYGAPVMPGVMFVLGYYEDGRPIIGLPGCVMYAAATIFDIVLPRVAAGLPMKRRDFSRMGNGGLCLGCGVCHYPICPFGKG, encoded by the coding sequence ATGAAGATGTTGCAGATTGAGGATGCGGTGGGTCAGGTGCTTTGCCATGACATGACCCGAATCGTGCAGGGGGAGATGAAAGGCCCCCAGTTCCGCAAGGGCCACATTATCCAGGCTGCTGACATCCCCATGCTCCTTTCTATGGGCAAGGAACAGATCTTTGTCTGGGAAAAACGGCCCGGAATGCTCCACGAGGATGAAGCAGCAGAAGCGCTGGCCCGTATCTGCCGGGGGGCAAACATCCGGCAAAGCGGTCCGATTGAGGGAAAGATCGAATTTTTTGCCGAAACCGACGGGCTTTTCTGCTTTGACACGGAAACCCTAAACCGTATCAACGATATAGAGGACCTGGTCATCGCTGCCCGCCATGCCCTGAGCCCGGTAAAGGCGGGGGACAAACTTGCGGGGATGAAGGCGGTGCCCCTGGTCATACCGGCTGAAAAACTGCGCCAGGCCCGGGAAGCCGCCGGGGAAGGCCCTCTGATGCAGGTTAAGCCCTATCTCCTGAAAAGCGCCTGTGTGATCACCACGGGCAGCGAGATCGCCAAGGGCCTCATCACCGACACCTTTACCCCGGTCATCATGGACAAACTGGCAGGCTACGGAATTTCGGTGATAAAGCATATCATCACCGGGGACGGCATTGACAAGGTGGCCGGGGCAATAGCCTGCGCCCGGAAAGAAAATCCGGATCTGATCCTCTGTACCGGCGGCATGAGCGTCGATCCCGACGACAACACCCCCGGCGCAATTCGGCAAAGCGGCGCCGCCATTGTGAGCTACGGCGCCCCGGTCATGCCGGGGGTAATGTTTGTCCTGGGCTATTACGAAGACGGAAGGCCCATCATTGGGCTCCCGGGCTGCGTGATGTACGCCGCCGCCACGATTTTTGACATAGTCCTCCCCCGGGTCGCCGCGGGGCTGCCCATGAAACGCCGGGACTTTTCCCGCATGGGCAATGGGGGCCTGTGCCTGGGCTGTGGGGTGTGCCATTACCCCATCTGTCCCTTTGGAAAGGGGTAA
- a CDS encoding dienelactone hydrolase family protein translates to MWNQLKTDEYEGMLAETVAITGYKGDSVRAYLSRPLGKGPYPGIVLIPHMPGWDEFCRETARRFTQHGYMTLCPDIFSRFGSGRPEEVAGKARAEGGVPDDSVMGDCEGSVDLLRNTPFSNGKVGVIGMCSGGRHAFLAACRVEGLDAAVDCWGGGVVAAEKDLTPARPVAPIDYTPQLSCPLLGIFGNDDQMPTAEQVNLHEEALKKHGKDYQFHRYDDAGHGIWYYHTPMYRQAQAMDSWEKVFDFFGKHLRS, encoded by the coding sequence ATGTGGAACCAATTGAAGACCGACGAGTATGAGGGGATGCTGGCGGAGACCGTGGCCATCACCGGCTATAAGGGCGATTCTGTGCGTGCGTACCTTTCGCGCCCCTTGGGAAAAGGGCCCTATCCGGGTATCGTCCTTATCCCCCACATGCCCGGCTGGGACGAGTTTTGCCGGGAGACCGCCCGAAGGTTCACCCAGCATGGGTATATGACCCTGTGCCCGGACATTTTCAGCCGCTTTGGGAGCGGAAGGCCGGAGGAAGTGGCGGGCAAGGCCCGCGCCGAAGGCGGTGTACCCGATGACAGCGTAATGGGTGATTGCGAAGGATCCGTGGATTTGCTGCGGAATACGCCCTTTTCCAACGGCAAAGTGGGGGTTATCGGAATGTGTTCCGGTGGCCGCCATGCGTTTCTTGCGGCGTGCAGGGTGGAGGGCCTTGACGCGGCAGTTGATTGCTGGGGAGGCGGCGTGGTTGCCGCGGAAAAGGACCTTACACCTGCGCGGCCTGTGGCCCCGATTGACTATACGCCCCAGCTTTCCTGCCCCCTTCTGGGGATCTTTGGCAACGACGACCAGATGCCCACTGCGGAACAGGTGAATCTCCACGAAGAAGCGCTGAAAAAGCATGGGAAGGACTACCAATTCCACCGCTACGATGATGCGGGGCACGGAATTTGGTACTACCACACCCCCATGTACCGGCAGGCCCAAGCCATGGATTCCTGGGAAAAGGTGTTCGATTTTTTCGGCAAGCATCTGCGTAGTTAG
- a CDS encoding type 1 glutamine amidotransferase — translation MTNTLLYEYPSGNVPFPLARNYDWLVIMGGPMNIYEDAEYPWLVEEKEFIKHAIDKGKVVIGLCLGAQLLAGVLGGTVTQNPQKEIGWFPVTLSPEARSLPLFSFLPEKPLVFQWHGDTFSTLPAEAVLLASSEACKNQAFMYRDRVFAFQFHLENTFEVISALIENSGNELVDGPWIQSAKEMLGHAEYITQDNSWMDEFLTQLENQGKNNCTY, via the coding sequence ATGACGAACACCCTCCTCTATGAGTACCCTTCGGGGAATGTTCCTTTTCCCCTGGCCCGTAATTATGATTGGCTGGTGATCATGGGGGGCCCCATGAATATCTACGAGGATGCGGAATATCCCTGGCTTGTGGAAGAAAAAGAATTCATTAAACATGCCATTGATAAGGGAAAGGTAGTTATCGGCCTCTGCCTGGGGGCGCAGCTTCTTGCCGGTGTTCTGGGGGGAACGGTTACGCAAAACCCGCAAAAGGAAATAGGCTGGTTTCCGGTAACCCTGAGCCCTGAAGCCCGGTCGCTGCCGCTTTTTTCCTTTCTGCCGGAAAAACCTTTAGTCTTTCAATGGCATGGAGACACTTTTAGTACCCTGCCGGCGGAAGCGGTTCTTTTAGCTTCCAGCGAAGCCTGTAAGAACCAGGCGTTTATGTACCGGGATCGGGTTTTTGCATTTCAGTTTCATCTGGAAAATACCTTTGAAGTCATCTCGGCTCTGATAGAAAACAGCGGGAATGAACTGGTTGATGGGCCCTGGATACAAAGCGCTAAAGAAATGCTCGGTCATGCTGAGTATATTACCCAGGATAATTCGTGGATGGACGAGTTTCTTACCCAGTTGGAAAACCAAGGGAAGAATAACTGTACATACTGA
- a CDS encoding anaerobic sulfatase maturase, with protein sequence MGNSAPFAVMAKPVGPRCNLRCAYCYYTGDEQRSNQLGARTSRMPDSLLDLYIRKYIEASPGPVVPFTWHGGEPALAGLDFYRLAVDLQKRYLPPGWTCWNNIQTNGTLLDDEWCAFLAGAHFDVGLSLDGTVELHDRQRPDQGGKGSYARSAQAVSRLQAQGIQPDLLCTVTADTAKNPLGVYRALAELNTGWIQFIPIVRRTPDGQLTQDSVSGADYGRFLCTVLDEWSLHDLGKLDIQLFAEMSLVWSGGTASLCWMAPSCGRVLIVEQDGGVYSCDHFVNPEHRIGDLASASLDQLLALPEQRRFGNDKRDHLPGQCRSCPHLAVCNGGCPKDRFAQAANGEPGLNVLCDGLRQFYAYAERPLKQIMRLRRQGQTPAAIMAELRSEALARWKGVGRNDPCPCGSGRKAKHCCWPGPL encoded by the coding sequence ATGGGAAATTCCGCTCCCTTTGCAGTAATGGCAAAACCGGTGGGGCCCCGCTGCAACCTGCGCTGCGCTTACTGCTATTACACCGGGGATGAACAGCGTTCAAACCAGCTCGGCGCCCGCACATCCCGTATGCCGGACAGCCTGCTTGACTTGTACATCCGCAAATACATAGAGGCAAGCCCCGGGCCGGTGGTGCCCTTTACCTGGCATGGCGGCGAGCCGGCCCTGGCAGGGCTGGATTTCTATCGGCTTGCGGTGGATCTGCAGAAACGGTATCTCCCCCCAGGCTGGACCTGCTGGAACAATATCCAGACCAATGGGACTTTGCTTGACGACGAATGGTGCGCGTTTTTGGCGGGCGCTCATTTTGATGTGGGCCTGAGCCTGGACGGCACAGTAGAACTGCACGACCGGCAGCGCCCGGATCAGGGTGGCAAGGGAAGCTATGCCCGCTCTGCCCAGGCGGTTAGCCGTTTGCAGGCCCAGGGCATCCAGCCCGACCTGCTCTGCACCGTCACCGCTGATACTGCAAAAAATCCCCTGGGGGTATACCGCGCCCTGGCAGAGCTCAACACCGGATGGATTCAGTTTATCCCGATTGTGCGGCGCACGCCGGACGGACAGCTTACCCAGGACTCTGTGAGCGGCGCCGACTATGGGCGCTTCCTTTGCACAGTTCTGGACGAATGGAGCCTCCATGACCTGGGCAAGCTGGACATACAGCTATTCGCCGAAATGTCCCTGGTCTGGTCCGGGGGAACCGCCAGCCTCTGCTGGATGGCCCCCAGCTGCGGCCGGGTGCTCATTGTGGAGCAGGACGGCGGCGTATATTCCTGCGATCACTTCGTCAACCCCGAACACCGCATCGGCGACCTGGCCTCCGCAAGCCTGGACCAGCTCCTTGCCCTGCCTGAACAACGCCGCTTTGGCAATGACAAGCGGGACCACCTTCCCGGGCAATGCAGATCCTGCCCCCACCTGGCTGTGTGCAACGGCGGCTGCCCAAAGGACCGCTTCGCCCAGGCCGCAAACGGCGAGCCGGGCCTGAATGTTCTCTGCGACGGCCTCCGGCAATTCTATGCCTACGCCGAGCGCCCGCTCAAACAGATCATGCGGCTCCGGCGCCAGGGCCAAACGCCGGCTGCCATTATGGCTGAACTGCGGAGCGAAGCCTTAGCCCGCTGGAAGGGCGTTGGGCGCAACGACCCCTGTCCCTGCGGCAGCGGCCGCAAGGCAAAGCATTGCTGCTGGCCCGGGCCGTTGTAG
- a CDS encoding LeuA family protein translates to MPDNPGNPPRRIILFDTTLREGDQAAGFAFSRDKKLALALSLAEAGVDIIETGFPLSNKTDYELCHLTARELPGRTAVMCRSIPADIRESAGVFGGTGQGTLHLSLPVSPIHIRAKLGKTEAEIIAMAREAVSFAAGLCSRVELGAEDATRADRSFLQEYCEAAFDAGADVVNIADTLGLFSPEETGNLIAFLCENIPSLAQGQCILSIHCHNDLGLACANTLAGILAGCGQAEVSALGLGERAGNAALEEVAANLEARPDLYRAVTGLKPERLPALLRLTAEASGTSLSPMKPLSGWNTRAHGSGIHQQGLSRDAETYSLPLLNRWNTAPERIVLTRHSGQAGVQLFAQRYCGLAPDEAALSRICAHLKDVNLKYINSFIRGSGAAGEGNSSLEITEFLCLLADMKLLPPSYAGPLVCLAFSETITEARLPVQSSADTHSKSIQPDEVKPSQVRVSGTAAVYGGQTLEFAGEGANETEAVLGAVRKLTKAEPRLRTTVTGYGERLRLYAEINVRDLSGEERLFAMERTGSSQGLLLFQCCLDAVNALGVQGKI, encoded by the coding sequence TTGCCGGATAACCCGGGCAATCCCCCACGGCGAATAATCCTTTTCGACACTACCCTGCGGGAAGGGGATCAGGCGGCGGGCTTTGCTTTTTCCCGGGACAAAAAACTTGCCCTGGCCCTGAGCCTGGCGGAAGCGGGGGTGGATATTATTGAAACCGGCTTTCCCCTTTCCAATAAAACTGATTACGAACTCTGCCATCTGACAGCCCGGGAGCTTCCGGGCCGCACCGCCGTGATGTGCCGCAGCATTCCTGCGGATATCCGGGAAAGCGCCGGCGTTTTTGGGGGAACCGGTCAGGGAACCCTGCACCTGTCCCTGCCGGTGAGCCCCATACACATACGGGCAAAGCTCGGAAAAACTGAAGCTGAAATTATCGCCATGGCCCGGGAAGCGGTTTCCTTTGCCGCAGGCCTCTGCTCCAGGGTGGAGCTTGGGGCGGAGGACGCCACCAGGGCGGACCGGAGTTTCTTGCAGGAATACTGCGAAGCCGCCTTTGACGCCGGGGCCGACGTGGTCAACATCGCCGACACTCTGGGGCTTTTTTCTCCCGAAGAAACAGGGAATCTTATTGCGTTTCTTTGTGAAAATATTCCCTCCCTTGCCCAAGGGCAGTGCATACTCAGCATCCACTGTCACAACGATCTGGGCCTGGCCTGCGCCAATACCCTGGCAGGGATACTGGCCGGCTGCGGTCAGGCGGAAGTTTCTGCCCTAGGCCTGGGTGAGCGGGCGGGAAACGCCGCCCTGGAAGAAGTGGCCGCCAACCTGGAAGCCCGGCCGGATCTATACCGGGCAGTGACGGGCCTGAAACCGGAACGGCTTCCGGCGCTGCTGCGCCTGACTGCGGAAGCTTCGGGCACATCCCTTTCCCCCATGAAACCCTTAAGCGGCTGGAACACCCGGGCCCACGGTTCGGGCATACACCAACAGGGCCTGTCCAGGGATGCGGAAACCTACTCCCTCCCCCTGCTGAACCGCTGGAACACGGCGCCTGAGCGGATAGTCCTCACCCGCCATTCAGGCCAGGCCGGGGTACAGCTCTTCGCCCAACGTTATTGCGGCCTTGCTCCGGATGAGGCCGCCCTTTCCCGTATATGCGCCCATCTGAAAGACGTAAATCTTAAATACATCAACAGTTTTATTCGTGGATCAGGAGCTGCCGGAGAGGGAAACAGCTCCCTGGAGATCACGGAGTTTCTCTGCCTCCTGGCTGATATGAAGCTGCTGCCACCCTCTTATGCCGGCCCCCTGGTATGTCTGGCTTTCTCGGAAACTATCACTGAAGCCAGGCTTCCTGTGCAGAGCAGCGCTGATACCCACAGTAAAAGTATTCAGCCCGACGAGGTAAAGCCGTCTCAGGTCAGGGTCAGTGGGACCGCGGCGGTTTATGGCGGGCAGACCCTGGAGTTTGCCGGTGAAGGAGCGAACGAAACAGAGGCGGTCCTAGGAGCGGTAAGAAAACTCACAAAAGCTGAACCACGGCTCCGGACTACCGTAACAGGTTACGGGGAGCGCCTCAGGCTTTATGCGGAGATAAACGTCCGGGATCTTTCCGGCGAAGAAAGACTTTTTGCGATGGAGCGTACCGGTTCCTCACAGGGACTGCTTCTGTTTCAGTGCTGCCTGGATGCGGTGAACGCTCTGGGGGTTCAGGGAAAAATATGA